A single genomic interval of Juglans regia cultivar Chandler chromosome 1, Walnut 2.0, whole genome shotgun sequence harbors:
- the LOC109012727 gene encoding exopolygalacturonase-like, whose product MAVNLKLALMSLAFLVAFNAINHAQAAVFDVTTHGAKPGADMTAALTSAWKDACAAAGKNQVVVPKGIFKLGPVTLAGPCKGPIEFHNQGTIQAPADPSKFQDFWIQFLHVDGFTLSGGGTFDGQGQTAWKSNVCPNNLNSCGVLAANLKFSFVTNAVVTDITSLNSKYFHIILLGCKGMQMEKLTITAPADSANTDGIHIGRSSGITITDIKIGTGDDCISLGDGSQDITITKVACGPGHGISIGSLGRYKNEEPVSGITVTGCTITNAQNGVRIKTWPGSPSAGSASGMHFEDITMTNVDNPILIDQGYCPHGQCKAQAPSTIKISDVSFKNIRGSTSNIEAVKLACSKSIPCEKVKLQDIDLKFTGSGEAKTICENVNPTISGTHNPPGCTGAPAAKVPA is encoded by the exons ATGGCTGTGAATTTAAAGCTCGCGTTGATGTCCTTGGCGTTTCTGGTGGCATTTAATGCCATTAATCATGCTCAAGCCGCAGTTTTTGATGTGACGACACATGGAGCAAAGCCTGGTGCAGATATGACCGCG GCTTTGACCAGTGCTTGGAAAGACGCATGCGCAGCAGCAGGTAAAAACCAAGTTGTGGTTCCAAAAGGGATATTCAAATTAGGTCCAGTGACTTTAGCAGGACCTTGCAAGGGCCCTATTGAATTCCACAATCAGGGCACCATCCAGGCTCCAGCAGACCCCAGTAAATTCCAGGATTTCTGGATCCAATTCCTTCATGTTGATGGGTTCACTCTGTCTGGGGGTGGAACTTTCGATGGGCAAGGACAAACTGCTTGGAAATCAAATGTCTGTCCCAATAACCTCAACTCATGCGGAGTACTTGCCGCT AATTTGAAGTTCAGCTTCGTCACAAATGCAGTAGTCACGGACATAACATCACTAAACAGCAAATATTTCCACATAATCTTGTTGGGCTGCAAAGGCATGCAGATGGAAAAACTAACCATCACTGCACCTGCAGACAGCGCCAACACAGATGGAATCCACATTGGACGTTCATCTGGGATTACAATTACCGATATTAAGATTGGAACTGGTGATGATTGTATCTCCCTTGGTGATGGAAGCCAAGACATTACTATCACAAAAGTAGCATGCGGACCTGGCCATGGTATCAGCATTGGAAGCCTTGGAAGATACAAGAACGAGGAACCTGTAAGTGGAATCACAGTCACCGGTTGCACCATTACCAATGCCCAAAATGGCGTGAGGATCAAGACATGGCCTGGTAGCCCTAGTGCTGGTTCTGCAAGCGGTATGCATTTCGAGGATATTACCATGACTAATGTGGATAATCCTATCCTCATAGATCAAGGATACTGCCCACACGGTCAGTGCAAAGCTCAG GCTCCCTCTACGATCAAGATCAGCGACGTTAGCTTCAAGAACATTCGAGGCAGTACTAGTAATATAGAGGCTGTCAAGCTAGCTTGTAGCAAGAGCATACCGTGCGAGAAAGTGAAGCTTCAGGACATCGACCTTAAATTCACAGGGTCTGGAGAGGCTAAAACAATATGTGAGAATGTCAATCCCACAATTTCTGGCACTCACAACCCTCCGGGTTGCACGGGGGCACCTGCTGCAAAGGTGCCAGCATGA